A region of Longimicrobium sp. DNA encodes the following proteins:
- a CDS encoding carboxypeptidase-like regulatory domain-containing protein, with the protein MKRLWMCAALLAAACAHIEAPTGGDEDKVGPQLLTTRPDTFARAPNLRTPAVFVFDEGLSEERLEEAISVSPRTSAVAVDKNGGELRVSLRRGWEPNRIYQVVIDSTVQDRFNNRIQEPIRLVFSTGPEIPETFLSGTVLERQTAQPAKGVRVEAILRPDSLVYATRTDEAGTFAFAQIPAGEYQVRAFSDPNANRSLEPFESRDTTVARVAVGAQPSVELSIVAPDTSAPRALEATGADSAIAVRFDDFLDPAQRIATTQVRLLAPDSTPVRIASVSIGAPTDVPAAAPDTARAPVAGDTARRGAPAAARGPVPSRTITVRVTGALRPDAQYTIRVEGVRNLVGLAGGGELRLRTPRAAPAPQPAATPPASTTPPATTPPARPANPAPARP; encoded by the coding sequence GTGAAGCGCCTGTGGATGTGCGCGGCGCTGCTGGCGGCGGCGTGCGCGCACATTGAGGCGCCCACCGGCGGCGACGAGGACAAGGTGGGGCCGCAGCTCCTCACCACGCGGCCGGACACCTTTGCCCGCGCCCCCAACCTGCGCACGCCCGCCGTCTTCGTCTTCGACGAGGGGCTGTCGGAGGAGCGGCTGGAGGAGGCGATCTCGGTGTCGCCTCGCACCAGCGCCGTCGCGGTGGACAAGAACGGCGGCGAGCTGCGCGTCTCGCTGCGCCGCGGCTGGGAGCCAAACCGCATCTACCAGGTGGTGATCGACTCCACGGTTCAGGATCGTTTCAATAACCGCATCCAGGAGCCGATCCGGCTGGTCTTCTCCACCGGCCCGGAAATCCCGGAGACGTTCCTGTCCGGCACGGTGCTGGAGCGGCAGACGGCGCAGCCCGCGAAGGGTGTGCGCGTGGAGGCGATCCTGCGCCCCGATTCGCTCGTCTACGCCACCCGGACGGACGAGGCGGGGACCTTTGCCTTCGCGCAGATCCCCGCGGGGGAGTACCAGGTGCGCGCCTTCAGCGACCCCAACGCCAACCGGTCGCTGGAGCCCTTCGAGTCGCGCGACACCACGGTCGCGCGGGTGGCGGTGGGCGCGCAACCCTCGGTGGAGCTCAGCATCGTGGCGCCCGACACCTCCGCCCCCCGGGCGCTGGAGGCCACGGGCGCCGACTCGGCGATCGCGGTTCGCTTCGACGATTTCCTGGATCCGGCGCAACGTATCGCGACCACGCAGGTGCGACTCCTGGCGCCGGACAGCACGCCGGTGCGCATCGCATCGGTGTCGATCGGCGCGCCCACGGACGTCCCCGCGGCCGCCCCCGACACGGCTCGCGCCCCCGTCGCGGGCGACACGGCGCGGCGAGGGGCGCCGGCCGCCGCGCGCGGGCCGGTGCCCTCGCGCACCATCACCGTGCGTGTAACAGGTGCGCTGCGGCCGGACGCGCAGTACACGATCCGCGTGGAGGGTGTGCGCAACCTGGTGGGGCTGGCGGGCGGGGGCGAGCTTCGCCTGCGCACGCCCCGCGCGGCTCCGGCCCCGCAGCCCGCCGCCACGCCGCCGGCCTCGACGACGCCACCGGCGACCACGCCTCCGGCACGGCCCGCGAATCCGGCTCCGGCTCGTCCCTGA
- a CDS encoding valine--tRNA ligase encodes MAEPLPPQYNPQETEAELYRWWEEQGFFRADAGSGDEPYVIPIPPPNVTAVLHMGHGLNNTIQDLLTRWRRMQGRNALWIPGTDHAGIATQNVVERILAKEGKTRYDLGRDLFVDRVWAFVRETGGTILQQLRAIGSSADWERTRFTLDPSLSKAVREVFVRLHEKGLVYRGHRIIHWCPRCLTALSDEEAEPEEKQGKIWHLRYPVAEGVDGGSLPRLPDGRAYLVVATTRPETMLGDTGVAVNPSDERYAGIVGKELDLPLTSRRIPVVADDYADPEFGSGAVKITPAHDANDFDVSQRTGLPALDVMTPEASMSDAVPEPFRGLDRYDARRAVVAAFEELGLLEKVEDHTLSVPHCYRCDTVVEPRLSDQWWVRMKPLADPALQAWRDGRVRFTPERYGRTYEYWLENIRDWCISRQLWWGHRIPVWYCGCGEMIVAREDPTACTKCGSTELEQDTDVLDTWFSSWLWPFSTLGWPEDTADLRTFYPNHTLVSGHDILFFWIARMIMAGLEFMGEVPFRDVYLTGMVRDHLGRKMSKSLGNGVNPLDVVARFGADALRYTMITGAAAGMDQGVNPDNLEESFGPARNFANKLWNAGRFALMNLGDGERVPLAEVQDDLELADRWILSRLSKAVRETTESLEKFRLQDAALRGYQFFWGELADWYLEAAKPRLRGDLGEASQRTARAVLAEALDGALRLLHPVMPYITEAVWQKLPRAAGDGPALIVAPWPTPGAEDAAAEAGFAEVQEAIGAIRNIRAEYGIAPGTRILLRIPAAGGAARAAIEGSARALLDLARVETVEWGAMDGEVGANAVLRSGTELFVPLAGVIDLDKERARLRTECGRLDGLISGTEKKLGNESFVARAPAEVVEKEREKVAAFREQRAKLADKLAALEGGS; translated from the coding sequence ATGGCCGAGCCGCTCCCGCCGCAGTACAACCCGCAGGAAACCGAGGCCGAGCTCTACCGCTGGTGGGAAGAGCAGGGCTTCTTCCGCGCGGACGCCGGGAGCGGGGACGAGCCGTACGTCATCCCAATCCCGCCGCCCAACGTGACGGCCGTGCTCCACATGGGGCACGGGCTCAACAACACCATCCAGGACCTCCTCACCCGCTGGCGGCGGATGCAGGGGAGGAACGCGCTCTGGATCCCCGGCACCGACCACGCCGGCATCGCCACGCAAAACGTGGTGGAGCGCATCCTCGCGAAAGAGGGGAAGACGCGCTACGACCTGGGCCGCGACCTCTTCGTGGACCGGGTGTGGGCGTTCGTGCGCGAGACGGGGGGCACCATCCTCCAGCAGCTCCGCGCCATCGGCTCCTCGGCGGACTGGGAGCGCACGCGCTTCACGCTCGACCCATCGCTGTCGAAGGCGGTGCGCGAGGTGTTCGTGCGCCTGCACGAGAAGGGGCTGGTGTACCGCGGCCACCGCATCATCCACTGGTGCCCGCGCTGCCTCACCGCGCTCTCGGACGAGGAAGCGGAGCCGGAGGAGAAGCAGGGGAAGATCTGGCACCTGCGCTACCCCGTGGCCGAGGGCGTGGACGGCGGATCGCTGCCGCGCCTCCCGGACGGCCGCGCGTACCTGGTGGTGGCCACCACGCGCCCGGAGACGATGCTGGGTGACACCGGCGTGGCCGTGAACCCGTCCGACGAGCGCTATGCGGGGATCGTGGGGAAGGAGCTCGACCTTCCCCTCACCAGCCGCCGCATCCCCGTGGTGGCGGACGACTACGCGGACCCGGAGTTCGGCTCGGGGGCGGTGAAGATCACGCCGGCCCACGACGCCAACGACTTCGACGTGTCGCAGCGCACCGGCCTCCCAGCGCTGGACGTGATGACTCCGGAGGCGTCCATGAGTGACGCCGTGCCGGAGCCATTCCGCGGGCTGGACCGCTACGACGCGCGCCGCGCCGTGGTGGCGGCGTTCGAGGAGCTGGGGCTGCTGGAAAAGGTGGAGGACCACACCCTCTCCGTGCCGCACTGCTACCGGTGCGACACGGTGGTGGAGCCGCGCCTTTCCGACCAGTGGTGGGTGCGGATGAAGCCGCTCGCCGACCCCGCGCTCCAGGCGTGGCGCGACGGGCGCGTGCGCTTCACGCCGGAGCGCTACGGGCGCACCTACGAGTACTGGCTGGAGAACATCCGCGACTGGTGCATCAGCCGCCAGCTCTGGTGGGGGCACCGCATCCCCGTGTGGTACTGCGGCTGCGGCGAGATGATCGTGGCCCGCGAGGACCCCACGGCCTGCACGAAGTGCGGAAGCACGGAGCTGGAGCAGGACACGGACGTGCTGGATACCTGGTTCTCGAGTTGGTTGTGGCCCTTTTCCACGCTGGGATGGCCAGAGGATACGGCGGACCTGCGTACGTTCTACCCGAACCACACGCTGGTGTCCGGGCACGACATCCTGTTCTTCTGGATCGCCCGGATGATCATGGCGGGGCTGGAGTTCATGGGCGAGGTGCCCTTCCGCGACGTGTACCTCACCGGGATGGTGAGGGACCACCTGGGGCGGAAGATGAGCAAGTCGCTCGGCAACGGCGTGAACCCGCTGGACGTGGTGGCGCGCTTCGGGGCCGATGCGCTGCGCTACACCATGATCACCGGCGCGGCGGCGGGGATGGACCAGGGGGTGAACCCCGACAACCTGGAAGAGTCGTTCGGGCCGGCGCGCAACTTCGCCAACAAGCTGTGGAACGCGGGGCGCTTCGCCCTGATGAACCTGGGCGACGGCGAGCGCGTGCCCCTCGCCGAGGTGCAGGACGACCTGGAGTTGGCGGACCGCTGGATCCTGTCGCGCCTGTCGAAGGCGGTGCGCGAGACGACGGAATCGCTGGAGAAGTTCAGGCTGCAGGACGCGGCGCTGCGCGGCTACCAGTTCTTCTGGGGCGAGCTGGCGGACTGGTACCTGGAAGCGGCCAAGCCCCGCCTGCGCGGCGACCTGGGCGAGGCCAGCCAGCGCACCGCCCGCGCCGTGCTGGCGGAAGCGCTGGACGGCGCGCTTCGCCTCCTCCACCCGGTGATGCCGTACATCACCGAGGCGGTGTGGCAGAAGCTGCCGCGCGCGGCCGGCGACGGGCCCGCGCTGATCGTGGCGCCCTGGCCCACCCCGGGCGCCGAGGACGCGGCGGCGGAGGCCGGCTTCGCGGAGGTGCAGGAGGCGATCGGCGCCATCCGCAACATCCGCGCGGAGTACGGGATTGCGCCGGGCACCCGCATCCTGCTGCGCATCCCGGCCGCGGGCGGCGCGGCCCGCGCCGCCATTGAGGGGAGCGCCCGCGCCCTGCTGGACCTGGCGCGCGTGGAGACGGTGGAGTGGGGTGCCATGGACGGCGAGGTGGGCGCGAACGCCGTTCTGCGCTCTGGCACCGAGCTCTTCGTGCCGCTGGCCGGCGTGATCGACCTGGACAAGGAGCGCGCCCGCCTGCGTACCGAGTGCGGCCGGCTGGACGGGCTGATCTCGGGCACCGAGAAGAAGCTGGGGAACGAGAGCTTCGTGGCCCGCGCCCCCGCCGAGGTAGTGGAGAAGGAGCGCGAAAAGGTGGCGGCGTTCCGCGAGCAGCGGGCGAAGCTGGCCGACAAGCTCGCGGCGCTGGAGGGGGGCTCGTGA